One part of the Streptomyces lydicus genome encodes these proteins:
- a CDS encoding glycoside hydrolase family 15 protein produces the protein MAGDRAAGAGERYLPIADHGLIGDLRTAALVGTDGRINWFCAPRFDSPSVFGALLDAEDGGYWHLSPVGAVTRRQQYYFPDTNILITRMLTESGIVEIQDFMPVLAAGDRNHRQRLVRRVVSVRGGTRLRTVVAPRMNYGRDAHRVEHQPHGVRFTSAAMTLSLQAGTTLEISGRDAVGTFDLAESRSVLFVLESAETVGGEPAVDLLDAPAAEELFRSTARFWRQWLSRSTYTGRWREMVHRSALTLKLLTHEPSGAIVAAPTLGLPEQLGGERNWDYRYVWIRDAAFSLHALLRLGFTQEAGAFIGWLTRCLRGARGGAGGPLRVLYSIDGDAGLPEHVLHHWEGYQGSGPVRVGNGAAEQLQLDIYGELIDSVYLFDKYGPGISHDSWMDLCAILEWLLEHWDVPDAGIWETRAGAQRHTYSRLMCWVAVERMIRMARRRGLPGDLVRWMSVRDRIYHQIMEQGWNEQDGTFAQRLSDEPGQPPESILDASVLMMPMVKFLSPEDPRFRATVKAIGENLVTDSLVHRYDPKQSPDGLDGTEGTFSLCSFWWVEALARTGRTEEARLALEKMFTYANHLGLYAEQIGMTGEHLGNFPQALTHLALISAATHLDALMG, from the coding sequence ATGGCAGGCGACCGCGCGGCGGGAGCGGGCGAGCGTTATCTGCCGATCGCCGACCACGGGCTGATCGGGGACCTGCGGACGGCCGCCCTGGTGGGGACCGACGGGCGGATCAACTGGTTCTGCGCCCCGCGCTTCGACTCACCCAGCGTGTTCGGGGCGCTGCTCGACGCCGAGGACGGCGGCTACTGGCACCTCAGCCCGGTGGGCGCCGTCACCCGGCGGCAGCAGTACTACTTCCCCGACACCAACATCCTGATCACCCGGATGCTGACCGAGAGCGGCATCGTCGAGATCCAGGACTTCATGCCGGTACTGGCGGCAGGTGACCGGAACCATCGGCAGCGGCTGGTGCGGCGGGTGGTGAGCGTTCGGGGCGGCACGCGCCTGCGGACCGTCGTCGCACCGCGGATGAACTACGGCCGGGACGCGCACCGGGTCGAACACCAGCCGCACGGGGTGCGCTTCACGAGCGCGGCGATGACCCTGTCGCTGCAGGCCGGGACGACGCTGGAGATCAGCGGCCGGGACGCGGTCGGGACGTTCGACCTCGCCGAGAGCCGGTCGGTGCTGTTCGTGCTGGAATCCGCGGAGACGGTCGGCGGGGAGCCCGCGGTGGACCTGCTGGACGCGCCGGCGGCGGAGGAACTGTTCCGGTCCACCGCTCGGTTCTGGCGGCAGTGGCTGAGCCGGTCCACCTATACGGGACGCTGGCGCGAGATGGTGCACCGGTCGGCGCTGACCCTCAAACTGCTCACCCATGAGCCCAGCGGGGCGATCGTGGCGGCACCGACGCTCGGGCTTCCCGAGCAGCTCGGCGGCGAACGCAACTGGGACTACCGCTACGTCTGGATACGCGACGCCGCCTTCTCGCTGCACGCCCTGCTCCGTCTCGGGTTCACCCAAGAGGCCGGGGCCTTCATCGGCTGGCTGACCCGGTGCCTGCGCGGAGCCCGGGGCGGTGCGGGCGGACCGCTGCGGGTGCTGTACTCCATCGACGGCGACGCCGGCCTTCCGGAGCACGTACTGCACCACTGGGAGGGCTATCAGGGCTCCGGTCCGGTACGGGTGGGGAACGGCGCGGCCGAACAACTCCAGCTGGACATCTACGGGGAACTCATCGATTCGGTCTATCTCTTCGACAAATACGGCCCGGGCATATCGCACGACAGCTGGATGGATCTGTGCGCGATCCTGGAATGGCTGCTGGAGCACTGGGACGTTCCCGACGCGGGTATCTGGGAGACCCGCGCGGGAGCGCAACGCCACACCTATTCACGGCTGATGTGCTGGGTGGCCGTCGAGCGCATGATCCGGATGGCGCGGCGGCGCGGGCTGCCGGGGGACCTCGTACGCTGGATGTCCGTACGCGACCGGATCTACCACCAGATCATGGAACAGGGCTGGAACGAACAGGACGGGACATTCGCCCAACGCCTCAGCGACGAACCGGGGCAGCCGCCGGAAAGCATCCTCGACGCGTCGGTCCTCATGATGCCGATGGTGAAATTCCTCTCCCCCGAAGACCCGCGTTTCCGTGCCACCGTAAAGGCCATAGGTGAAAACCTCGTCACGGACAGCCTCGTCCACCGCTATGACCCGAAGCAGTCGCCGGACGGCCTGGACGGCACCGAGGGGACCTTCTCCCTGTGCTCTTTCTGGTGGGTGGAGGCGCTGGCCCGCACCGGCCGCACGGAGGAAGCACGGCTGGCCCTGGAGAAGATGTTCACGTACGCCAACCACCTCGGTCTGTACGCGGAGCAGATAGGCATGACGGGCGAACACCTGGGGAATTTCCCGCAGGCGCTCACCCATCTCGCCCTGATCAGCGCCGCCACGCACCTGGACGCCCTCATGGGCTGA